One genomic segment of Carassius auratus strain Wakin chromosome 29, ASM336829v1, whole genome shotgun sequence includes these proteins:
- the LOC113048401 gene encoding uncharacterized protein LOC113048401, with protein sequence MSLRQPSLSPSKPTLIHQGPPKRFRLDTKRRPLDESGKVRKWTYGRKDTSKPNKIVLLVGETGAGKTTLINTMVNYLIGVKFEDEIWYEITEEEAGDQSESQTSEITMYEVCPEKSSKSLTIIDTPGYGDTRGLEKDLDVAANLATLFQSSDGVREVDAVCFVIQASKNRLSDRQHYIISSILSLFGNDIVNNIVFLITHSDGMEPKNVLGAINKAKIPCRRDKSGQPVYFLYNNRQAEAQNNESRYRRSQKDAWENSMEETMKLLQSLDEKNRRSLELTSNVLIERIQLEALICNLQLRVEEKESKKSEKIQIQEAIKQNKEKIDGSKNFSIRVKKTIKVKVAIESASWKNRKATTCTVCEENCHEFDCWFVSDPSNCEVMNKGYCTVCTGKCHHSKHVKENKKYVISTSNVMMQLDELKKSYGDAKNKRFSVVMDDLDKDLQELEDQKSILLFNAYKTIKHLSQIALKPDSAFTLQHLDFFIPRLKEAGKETWVKELEEMVRKAKAEEANKDALSYLKAGLTKLFLGGNKVKEDKR encoded by the exons ATGAGTTTAAG ACAGCCAAGTCTTTCACCCAGCAAACCGACTCTAATTCATCAAGGTCCTCCAAAACGTTTTCGTCTAGACACAAAGAGAAGACCGCTTGACGAAAGTGGGAAAGTCAGAAAATGGACTTATGGGAGAAAGGACACCAGTAAGCcaaacaaaatagttttgctGGTGGGAGAGACTGGAGCTGGCAAGACAACTCTCATCAACACCATGGTCAACTACTTAATAGGAGTGAAGTTTGAAGATGAAATATGGTATGAAATCACTGAAGAAGAAGCTGGAGACCAGTCAGAatcacaaacctctgaaatcACCATGTATGAGGTCTGTCCTGAAAAAAGTTCCAAATCTCTCACCATCATTGATACTCCAGGCTACGGAGACACTAGAGGACTTGAAAAAGATCTGGATGTTGCTGCAAATTTAGCAACTCTGTTTCAGAGCAGTGATGGAGTTCGTGAAGTTGATGCCGTGTGTTTTGTAATTCAAGCATCTAAGAATCGTCTCTCAGACAGGCAGCATTACATAATCAGTTCAATTCTGTCTTTGTTTGGAAATGACATTGTTAACAACATTGTGTTTTTAATAACACACTCTGATGGTATGGAACCCAAAAATGTCCTTGGTGCCATCAATAAAGCTAAAATCCCTTGCAGACGAGACAAAAGTGGCCAACCTGTTTATTTCTTATACAACAATCGGCAGGCTGAAGCCCAAAACAATGAAAGCCGTTACCGCCGTTCTCAAAAAGATGCTTGGGAAAACAGCATGGAAGAGACAATGAAATTGCTTCAGTCTCTGGATGAAAAGAACAGAAGAAGTTTAGAGTTGACATCAAATGTCCTCATAGAACGCATTCAATTAGAAGCACTTATCTGCAACTTACAGCTGCGAGTTGAAGAGAAAGAGTCCAAGAAATCTGAAAAAATTCAGATTCAGGAGGCAATTAAACAAAACAAGGAAAAGATTGACGGGAGTAAAAACTTTAGCATTAGAGTCAAAAAGACAATCAAAGTAAAGGTGGCCATTGAAAGTGCTTCATGGAAGAACAGGAAGGCGACGACCTGCACCGTCTGCGAGGAAAACTGTCATGAGTTTGACTGCTGGTTTGTTTCTGATCCCAGCAATTGTGAAGTCATGAATAAAGGCTACTGCACTGTGTGCACTGGGAAGTGTCATCACAGCAAACatgtaaaagaaaacaagaaatatgTCATCAGCACATCAAATGTTATGATGCAATTAGATGAATTAAAAAAGTCATATGGAGATGCTAAAAACAAGAGGTTTTCTGTTGTAATGGATGATCTTGACAAAGATCTGCAGGAGCTTGAGGATCAAAAGTCAATTCTTCTGTTTAATGCTTACAAGACCATTAAGCATCTGTCTCAGATCGCATTAAAGCCTGACTCTGCCTTCACTCTTCAGCATCTCGACTTCTTCATCCCCAGACTGAAGGAGGCTGGGAAAGAAACCTGGGTCAAAGAGCTTGAAGAAATGGTGAGAAAAGCTAAGGCTGAGGAAGCAAATAAAGATGCTTTGAGTTACCTTAAAGCTGGTCTAACAAAGCTATTCCTTGGTGGGAACAAAGTCAAAGAAGACAAGAGATGa
- the LOC113048393 gene encoding uncharacterized protein K02A2.6-like — protein sequence MGILTRVEWSEWATPIVPVIKKGKAGDVRICGDFKVTINPALHAVQYPLPRIEDIFASLSGGEHFSKIDLAQAYLQMEMDEKSKKFLTINTHKGLYQYNRLVFGIASAPALWQRAMDQVLQGIPGTQCYLDDIIVTGKDDSDHLQNLQRVLMRLCEYGLRANKEKCEFFKSQISYCGHVIDKDGLHKSQDKIEAVLKAPHPQNVSQLRSYLGLVNYYHKFLPNLSTVLHPLNALLQTKTQSKWSDSCEQAFQETKRLITSDVVLTHFNPSMPIRLACDASPYGIGAVLSHKFPDGTEKPIAFASRSLTTAERNYAQIDREALSLVWGVKKFHHYLYGQRFTLITDHQPLVSIFNVRKGVSAMASARLQRWSLFLGAHQYDIEYKGTKLHGNADGLSRLPLKLTEESKAMDPADVFQTSIVSQFPVTNATIQRETRNDPTLSKVYDITVHGWPTKGNSLYPAFAARREQLSVCQGTLMCGLRVVIPSKLRSKMLDTLHEGHLGTVKMKNLARSYMWWPGIDKQIEDLAKACPGCQKTQNSPPLAPLHPWEWPSTPWQRVHVDFAGPFKDSMFLIAVDAHSKWPEVVLMKTTTSEKTVSVLRTIFSRNGLPEQICTDNGRQFVSDEFQKFMKLNGVKHITSAPYHPATNGLAERFVQTFKKAIKAMDNDTISLQHKIDNFLFMYRNATHSTTGQTPAMMFLKRNLRSRLDLIKPDVRRDVENKQFVHMNNRQTRNFQVGQEVLARDYRLEKWQPGTITTRTGPLMYTVKVGDNTWRRHADQLVDRQTKSSLLPVSDSPDNVPDVNDKVNDAVETAPLTSVNTNDSEPQNDEPDGTIPVTPEQHPGSQRRYPERCRKPPQRLDL from the coding sequence ATGGGAATTCTGACAAGGGTTGAATGGAGCGAATGGGCAACACCCATAGTCCCAGTGATCAAAAAAGGGAAAGCAGGAGATGTGCGTATTTGCGGGGATTTTAAAGTGACCATTAATCCAGCGCTTCATGCAGTACAGTATCCCCTGCCACGCATTGAAGACATTTTTGCATCCTTGTCTGGTGGAGAACACTTCTCAAAAATTGACCTAGCCCAAGCTTACCTCCAAATGGAGATGGATGAGAAATCCAAGAAATTCTTGACCATCAACACACATAAAGGGCTCTATCAGTACAACCGTCTTGTTTTTGGAATTGCCTCAGCCCCTGCTTTGTGGCAGAGAGCGATGGACCAGGTGTTGCAGGGTATCCCGGGAACGCAGTGTTACCTGGATGATATCATTGTAACGGGGAAGGATGATTCAGATCACCTCCAAAACTTGCAACGGGTGCTGATGAGATTGTGTGAGTATGGACTAAGAGCCAACAAAGAAAAATGTGAGTTCTTTAAGTCTCAGATTTCTTACTGTGGTCATGTGATAGACAAAGATGGTCTACACAAGTCACAAGACAAAATTGAAGCTGTGCTAAAGGCGCCACACCCACAAAATGTGTCTCAACTGCGATCATATCTCGGACTTGTGAACTATTACCACAAATTTCTTCCAAACCTCTCCACTGTACTACATCCTTTGAATGCATTGTTGCAAACAAAGACACAGTCGAAATGGTCGGACAGCTGTGAACAAGCTTTCCAAGAGACCAAAAGGCTCATAACTTCTGATGTAGTGCTGACACACTTCAACCCATCTATGCCTATCAGACTGGCGTGCGATGCATCACCATATGGAATTGGCGCAGTGCTGTCACACAAGTTTCCAGATGGCACTGAAAAACCGATAGCCTTCGCATCTAGATCACTAACGACAGCAGAACGTAACTATGCACAAATAGACCGTGAAGCACTTAGTCTCGTGTGGGGTGTAAAAAAATTCCACCATTATCTGTATGGTCAAAGGTTTACCCTGATCACAGATCATCAGCCCTTGGTCTCGATCTTCAATGTTCGGAAGGGTGTCTCAGCGATGGCCTCAGCACGGCTGCAGCGTTGGTCACTCTTTTTGGGTGCTCACCAATATGATATCGAGTACAAAGGCACCAAACTACACGGTAATGCTGATGGCTTGTCACGTCTTCCACTAAAGTTGACAGAAGAGTCAAAGGCGATGGATCCAGCTGACGTGTTTCAAACCTCAATTGTGAGTCAGTTTCCTGTGACAAATGCCACTATTCAGAGAGAAACCCGCAATGACCCAACATTGTCTAAGGTCTATGATATCACTGTACATGGGTGGCCGACAAAAGGGAACTCCCTATATCCAGCATTCGCAGCGAGGAGAGAACAGCTTTCTGTGTGTCAAGGAACTCTAATGTGTGGCTTACGAGTCGTCATTCCCTCCAAATTGCGCAGTAAGATGCTGGACACACTGCATGAAGGACATTTGGgcactgtaaaaatgaaaaaccttGCCCGCAGTTACATGTGGTGGCCGGGAATCGACAAACAGATTGAGGATCTGGCAAAGGCTTGTCCAGGATGTCAAAAGACACAGAACTCTCCGCCATTAGCTCCCTTGCATCCCTGGGAATGGCCGTCAACACCGTGGCAAAGAGTGCATGTCGACTTTGCTGGACCATTCAAGGACTCCATGTTCTTGATCGCCGTGGACGCGCATTCTAAGTGGCCTGAAGTTGTTCTAATGAAGACAACCACATCCGAAAAGACTGTTTCTGTGCTAAGAACAATATTCTCCAGAAATGGGCTGCCAGAACAGATATGCACGGATAATGGACGACAGTTTGTCTCAGACGAGTTTCAGAAATTCATGAAGCTGAACGGAGTCAAGCACATTACTTCCGCACCATACCATCCTGCCACTAATGGCTTGGCAGAAAGGTTTGTACAAACCTTCAAGAAAGCAATAAAAGCAATGGATAATGACACTATCTCGCTCCAACACAAAATAGACAACTTCCTTTTCATGTACAGAAATGCCACTCACTCCACGACTGGTCAAACACCAGCAATGATGTTCCTAAAGAGGAATTTAAGATCTCGTTTGGATCTCATCAAACCTGATGTTCGACGAGATGTAGAAAACAAACAATTTGTGCACATGAACAATAGACAAACAAGAAACTTCCAAGTAGGACAAGAAGTCTTAGCACGTGACTACAGACTGGAAAAGTGGCAGCCAGGTACCATCACCACCAGAACTGGACCCTTGATGTACACAGTAAAGGTTGGAGACAACACATGGAGACGGCATGCAGATCAGCTGGTGGATCGGCAGACAAAATCCTCgctgttacctgtttctgattcACCTGACAATGTCCCTGATGTAAATGACAAGGTCAATGATGCTGTTGAGACTGCCCCTCTTACCTCAGTTAACACAAACGATTCTGAACCACAAAATGATGAACCAGATGGGACGATTCCAGTTACACCTGAACAGCACCCAGGTTCACAGAGACGTTATCCTGAGAGATGTAGGAAACCTCCCCAAAGGCTTGATTTGTAG